TACAACTCCAGCAGCCTCTGATGGATCCTGGTATTTTTTCACAATGTCACACATCTCTTGTGCCTCCATAATTCCACTAACTCCATCAGTGGTCAGGATCAGGAAACAGTCTTTTGCATGTTCCAACTAGTAATAAATGTTAACATTATATACAGTTAGAGTAAATGCTTTGAAAGGCAACATATAAGACACCACAACTAAAACTCAAGATATTTTACCTTGACTGTGTTAACTTCTGGTTGAGCAGTTACTCCAAAAGGTTTGAGATCCACATCCCCAATGCTACGAGTCATGGCTAATCGGCCATTCACATAAGGATCTCCAGCACTATTCCAGTCTATGAAACCGCCACATTCCTTAATCcttagtgttttaaaaaaaaaaaaaatggaattgcaACCTCCAGTTACGGTTTCCAACCAAActtttacaaaatttaaaatcaatttcaGATCACCAAATAATTAAACATGCATGACTAGCCTGCTTGATGTCTGTATGCTTTCTTCATCTGACAGTGACATTTATACAACTGCTGCTAGAGGTAGAACAGCAGAAATCTATAATACTGAATCTCCACCATCGCATTGTAACTGTCAACTCTTTGCAGTAATTCTGCTATTTCATTGTCTCCCTATAGTTCTGTAACTCCATCTTAATATCTCTTcaattttaagaataaaaaaagttTCCAAATCAACCATTCCCTATCTAACATTAGAATTTCTCTTAACCTCTCTCCTCGTGCAAaagatttaaatttgattttataTAACAACCAGTAGctgtataatttttttaaaaagacaaaccaACACTACATCTCCTTAACACTAGGATTGTTCACACAGCAAGCTAAGTACTGAACTAGTCTCCCATTCTTGGCTATTGAACTGTTGAACCTACAGTGCACACTACTGCATTAAATCTTTCTATAAAATGAGCCACCCAAATTAGATGAGATTTATTTTGAAGATGTACTGATACCTTTTCCTTTCATCTTTCCTTCTTGGGGTGTGATCTTCTGTTAATTGTTTAGCTTTCCCTTCACGACAAAGAATCGCTGGACTATCTCCAACACTGGCGACTACAAGCACTGTTTCATTCATCAAACCTACAGTTGCAGTTGTCCCTGATGTTAACAGCTCACCTGGAAGGGTTAGAAGGGCAAGAAACTTTTGTCCAACAATGTTTAAATGCCATGATTAAAACATGTCACCCCTAACAATGTGATAACTTTAGAATAGATTTCGAAAAGGACAAATATAAATCAAAGTCCTCAAGATTAAAGTCATAAGTTGGATTAATCATTGTCACTTTGTACTACTAATAAAAACTTTTATACCAAAATTAATCTCAATTTCTACTGTTGAAGTTGTTGCCAAACACTGATTAAAAGAGGCTGCTCATTCAAATAATTGCATTACAACAGGCTTCATTAACTGCAAATATTGTATCAGGTTCATGTTATACTTAAAAACTACAATCATTAGGAGCAACAAGAAAAGCTTTTGAACTACAAATTTAAGTTACATTAAAAAATTACAGTTGCCTATTTGTAATTACGGTCCAGAGTAATGTCTTAGTTGGATTGCAATTGTGGAAAATTGTGATTGAATTTTTAATTTGCAGTTAAGCTGCAGTTCAAAATTTCACTGTTGAAAGCTAACTACCTCAACCATTCACTGTATATTTATACAATTGATTCCAGTCAGATGTACTTAAGTCAAGGAGTTAAAACTGAAGTTTAAAAACAAGGTAATAACATTAAGAAACAAACGGGTGTTCAACTTAAAAATAAGAACAACCTCACAAAAAGAGTTAACATGATAATGTTTATAAACATTTGCTGTCTTCATTAGCCCAGACAAGGAACAGTTAGACTCCTTTGCTTAAATTGAAACGTAGAAGTAGTGACAAACAAAAGCCTGGCACATctcatttaaaattaaatcacACATTAACAAACCACCCAGATGTATGTATACAGCAGTACAACTCTTTCAAATGttgaaataaagagagagagttttagTTGCCACAATACAAACCAAACTAGTTAAATAAGAAACAAGCAAACCTGGTTAGCAAGTGTTTTACTCTTTCCAGGTgataatcttccaaaatttgaTCAGATTGTGGGCAAAATTGTTACAAAAATGAAGCTAATTTCAAAATTGATTGAAAGAGGAATGGTCAGAGAGCCAGAAGCACAAAAAACCCAAAACGCATCACAGCCCTATTAACATCTAAAACAGGGCCTTCAAAACTGGAAAAGGACTCCAAAAATAAAGAATTACAAAAGCTTGGAACCACAAAACAGAAATACTGATGCTTGTTAGACAGGCTGGCAATGTTTAATGGTTAAATATGCTATGCTTTTTGGAAAACTGTATATATGGTGTATAAAAATTAATGTGAAGCAATGAGTAGCATTGAAAACAGAACAGCACAAAGTTTCAAGATTCTGAAAGGCAAACCATGACAAGATGGAAAGCGAAACACAGCCAGACAATGTAGTTGGAAATGGACAGAATGTACAGAGCAGAAGTGAACATAAATCGGAAACTAGTTTTTCAGCCAAACTGATCAAAGTTAAGTCTGATAAAAGGAATTTTTCCAGACATAACTATAGTGGATATATTTCACAACTTCCTCCATTTCAAAATGACAATTGCTATCAGATGCTTTCTGTCCCACTAATAAATACATGTCCAGAATTATCCACCTTAAAAGCTATCATGCTACAACATACGTGGCCGATCCTCACACTGAATCCTGGTTCTAGGACTCTTCCTTGATTTAGAGTGACACCATTCTGTCTTAAGCCTCGTTGTCACTGTGATCACAGCAACAGAAAGTGAGTCAGATCTCATCgttcacagagtcagagatgtacaacacggaaacagacccttcggtccaacccgtccatgccgaccagctagcccaacccaatctactcccacctgccagcacccggcccatatccctccatacccttcctattcatatacccatccaaatgccttttaaatgttgcaattgtaccagcctccaacacttcctctggcagttcattccatacatgcactaccctctgcatcaaaaagttgccccttataatccatttgatatctttcccctctcaccctaaacttatgccctctagttctggactcccccaacctagggaaaggaccttgtctatttatcctgtgcatgccactcaattttgtaaacctctataaggtcacccctcagcctctgacactccagggaaaaccagccccagcctgttcagcccctccctatagctcaaatcctccaaacctgataacatccttgtaaatcttttctgaaccctttcaagtttcacaacatctttccaataggaaggagaccagaattgcacgcaatatgaACATGAATAATTTATTATCCCACATACAAATTAAGCTGTTATTATCACAGAATACCTACAGTattgaaagaggtcattcagcccattgagtctgcactgacctgccAAGGAGAATCACACCACACCACCCCCAGTCTCCTACCCTATCCACACATTTTACCATgcctaatccatctagcctgcacattcctagacacGGGCAATTtagagaaagttaggactgcagatcagagtcgaagagtgtggtgctggaaaagcacaacaggtcaggcaacatctgaggagcaggagaatcgacattttgagcaaaagctctttagcaggttcctgaagaagagcttatggtcgaaacatcaattctcctgctcctcagatgttgcttgacttgctgtgcttttccagcaccacactcttcgacatagGCAACCTAGCATGGCTAaactacctaatctgcacatctttggactgtggaaggaaacctagAGTACCCAGTGGAAActcatgcagagaatgtgcaagctctaaTTAGACAATCATTTcaacccaagactggaatcaaacctgggtccctgacactgaggcagcagtgctaaccactgaaataATATGCCaacctgtttaatgcagtgacaATCACCATTCCCTGCTCAAGGTTGTGCTAATATACAAGCTGCAACTAGAGAGGACTTGTgatagtggtaatgtccctgtctTTTAGTCATTAGGTCCAGTTCAAGTGCCAACTCAATGCGATGGCCACAGGGAGAGTAAGTATCCAAATAGGTTGGCAAAATATGAATGACACGAAGAGCAACAAATTCTGAAACAGGTTTAGGGATTAACGCCCAATTTGATAGATTAGTTCTGAAGTGGATTTCTAGATCCATAATTCTTATAACAAATAGTGATAAAAACCCATTTGAACAGAATTAAAAATAccgagtacaggacattggtgagactacttTTGGAGTCCTCTGCAGTTTGGTcacactgctataggaaggatattattaaactggagatggttcagaaacgatttacagtACGTTGctggggatggagggtttgagttattcaAAGAGGCTGGgttttctctccccctccccccctcaacaggagtgtaggaggttgaagggtacccttagatgtttataaaatcatgaggttaaTAGCAAAAGATCTTTTTGCTAAGGTTAGGGGATGAGGTGAATTtgaaactagggggcatattttcaaaggagagaggacaaagatttttaaaaaaggacatgagggacaacattttaaGAAAAAGTGGTTAGTgtgtttaaaggaatatgggctaaatgcaggcaggagagattagtttagtttggaacataatgtggattagttggaccaaagggtctatttccatgctgtattactctaacTCACTGGTATTACTCAATTAATAGCTAGAATTGTTAATGCCGAGATGGCATACAAATCTACTTTGCAAATTAGTGATCAtaatgaggaaagacattctggctattgagggagtgcagcgtaggttcacgaggtcaattcctggaatggcgggattaccttacactgaaagactgaagcgactggacttgtatacccttgagtttaaaagactgagaggggatctgattgagacatataagattatgaaaagattggacactctggcagcaggaaacatgtttccgctgatgggtgagtgtcgaaccagaggacacagcttaaaaatacggggtagaccatttaggacagagatgaggagaaacgtcttcacccagagagtggtggctgtgtggaatgctctgccccagaggacagtggaggcccagtctctggattcatttaagaaagagttggatagagctctcaaagatagtggaaccAAGGgatatggaaataaggcaggaagaggatactgattaggaatgatcagccatgatcatattgaatggtggcgcaggctcgaagggctgaatggcctactgctgcacctattatctattgtcatAATATTGCTAAGATCacagttcaaatagtttggtcAGTGGGCTTGATTTAGTGACAGAGATAGGAGCCATTTGTTCTGTTAAGTCTGCAAGACAGGAAACAAGTTTCCCGCTCTCCATTTTAGTTAGCATTCTGCCTGGGTGAATGGAGGAAACAATTCATCTATGAGCCTTAAAATTGGAGGAGTTGTCTCAAATGCTTCTTTTATTCAATGGTCAAATTTGCAGCTAACCAGCTCcaaggaaagattaaaaaataTGCCAATAGGAAATCCATCCTTTTTAAATAGAAGATTCTAAGAACAGAGGGTTTACGGAAGAGTACATGGAGTTTCCTTTACAATGAGACACTGTTTAATTTGGAATCACTCCCGTGCTCGGAAGAAGAACATAGCTGAAGAAATGACAATGCTCATCAGCATACCAAGCTCACGGTTTCTCAAATGTGGATCCAGAAACCCCCCAGCAAACAATGTTAGCACATGAGAAATTTAACAGCATTCCAAATACAATTTATATTTTGATTATCTGTTGCAACATATGGCACCCTTCAGGTAGAAGATGATTGCAACTCACCTTCCTTCAAACCATAAGTGTTTTGTATGAAGTCACTATCTATTTGTAGAAACGAATGTAGCAAGACATTTTCCAAATTTGCTTGTATTTTTAGATTTTGTCTTTGAAAAAATAAAAGCGGACATCAGTGCAATAAGGACAAAACCTAAAAATCtaaacattgctaaaaaaaaaaacagtcaaaTACTTACTGAATATAGTGCCCAATGTATTGGGAACAAATTTCAGCAGCATCAGTCCCTCCATGCCCGTCAAAGACAGCAAAACATGATAATCCATTTGGAAGTTTAAATACACTGAAACGATCTTCATTCTCCTTTCTCTTTCCAATCTGGCATACACAGCCAACATTGGCTATCTTCTCTTTATACTGAAGAGCTGATATTCTAGGTGGTAAAATAACTGGGTCATCTAACCAAATGCCAAAGCTTTCCCAAGTTGGGAACTGCTTGCTTCGTTCAATAGCTGCCCAGTTCATTTTAGTGCTAACAGTGGACAATGGACAGGAATGGCGAGGTTTCTGCTGGAAACACATGAGCTTCATTGTTTTATCAGCTAGAAACCTGCCAGGGCGGCAAACAAGGGAGACTGAAAACGTGGCCATAACAAAGGTCTAATACAGAAATCTTCACAGAAACCTTGAGGAGAAAGAAAAAGGTTATTAAGTTTACTATACTTACATTAGCAAGTCAAAATCTAACTGATACAACAACAATGAGTCCAATAACATTCATTGTGGGGACTTTGTCTAGTGGAATGATTGCTCAACCATTAATCTGAAGACCTGGTTTGAAATCCCACCATGATatagatgatggaattgaattttAGGAAAAAAGGTGGAAGAGAGTCTAAATgagatcatgaaaccattgcagattgttggaaaaacccatcttgttcaccaatatcctttagagagggaaactgccatcttgaCTTTGtctgactacatgtgactccagacccatggtttacttaactgccctctgggcaatcaagAATGGACAAATGCTGGCAGAGCCATTGATGCCCATGTTTTGAAGCAATTTAAAAAATGACTAAAAAATGTATCAAGCAAATATGGCATATCAGTAGCAACAGTagcaagggggcatagctttaaattaagggggggtaggtataggacagatgttaggggtaggttctttactcagcaagtcgtgagttcatggaatgccctgccactggcagtggtggactctccatcattatgggcatttaagtgggcattggataggcatatggaggatagtgggctagtgtaggttaggtgggcttggatcggcacaacattgagggccgaagggcctgtactgcgctgtattcttctatgttctatcactgaATGCAGTTCACAGCAACATGTTCCTCCTGCTCTGTGCAAGTTGGGCACAGTTCCAGTACCCAGGACTAGAATTAATGCAGTAAGTGCTTCCTGTTGTAGCTCTTGAAAGCCCAACTACTATGGATAGTATGTACAAAGAGGTGCTCACTCCACAGATATGGAGAGAATAGATGTCTTGAAGCTACAGGATATTCTGGAACGGGAAGGTGAAAGCCAATGGTCATGGTACATAAAGGTATCAAGACATAggtttgaaaaagaaatgaatgagaccctaaaagcagaatataggaagttaggaagCAAGTTTAAAAAGTAGAACCTCAAAAAGGTAGTCACTTCAGGATTGCTACCAGAGCAATGTGCTAATCAAAGTAGAAATAGCAAAATGAGATGAATATATGGCTGGAGGAATGGTGCAAGGGGAGGGTTTCAGGGGACCAGTACAAACTGGATGGGTTGCACCAGAGCAAAACATGCCTACACAGGGCAAGAAAAGTATTTGCTACAAAAATCAAATGAGAAAAACTATGATGTAATTAAAGAAACTAGCATAGAAAGGGGAGGTTCTAAATGGTCAGGCAGGCTTAGGTAGGTGAAATCTCCAGACCCAGATGAAATCTATCCCAGGTTTATGAGTGAGGCCAGCAGGAAAACAGCAATGGCACGGACAATAATTCTCAATTCCTCTCTGGCTACAGGAGAAGTGCCAGAGCACTGGAGAACAGACAATGTGGaatcattattcaagaaaggaaaagAGACAAAGCAGTAAACTACAATCCAGTCTAACCAGAGTGCTGgtgaaactattggaagcaattcggAAGGTCTGAATTAACCTGCACTAGGAGAGGagaatcaagaacagtcagcattgttttggtaaggggaggtcatgtctgaccaacttgattgaagttGTCCAAAGAGGTGACCTGTGGTGTAGAGGATGGCAACAGTTTTGACAGATTACTATGGTTTCAGCAAGTTTTTTATAAGGTCCTGCATGGAAGATTCAGCCCAaattccttggatcccatgattTCTGAGCTTTGATGTTTGGATCTAGAATTAGCTGATTGGCAACAAGTTGGTTGAGGAGTAGTTTTCCAACTACAAGCCTGTGTTCAACAGGGTCCCCCAGAGATCAGTGTAGCGCCTCTTGCTGTTTATGGTatattatgggatgtgggcattactggctgggccaacatttattgtccatccctagttgctcttagatagtgaactgccttcttcagCTTCTCCAGTCTGTGTGTTGTAGGTCcaccacaatgtcattaggaagacttttccaggattttaacctaacagtgaaggaacagcaatatattcaaGTTAGGACGGTGTgtagtttgaaataaaaacaggagtagCTGCTGTC
The sequence above is drawn from the Chiloscyllium plagiosum isolate BGI_BamShark_2017 chromosome 22, ASM401019v2, whole genome shotgun sequence genome and encodes:
- the LOC122561014 gene encoding protein phosphatase 1K, mitochondrial-like, with product MATFSVSLVCRPGRFLADKTMKLMCFQQKPRHSCPLSTVSTKMNWAAIERSKQFPTWESFGIWLDDPVILPPRISALQYKEKIANVGCVCQIGKRKENEDRFSVFKLPNGLSCFAVFDGHGGTDAAEICSQYIGHYIQQNLKIQANLENVLLHSFLQIDSDFIQNTYGLKEGELLTSGTTATVGLMNETVLVVASVGDSPAILCREGKAKQLTEDHTPRRKDERKRIKECGGFIDWNSAGDPYVNGRLAMTRSIGDVDLKPFGVTAQPEVNTVKLEHAKDCFLILTTDGVSGIMEAQEMCDIVKKYQDPSEAAGVVNEQALQYGTQDNVTTMVVPLGAWGKYSTSLGQTSFGRMVVASSRWY